The genome window TCCTTCCAAACCGGCTCATAGCCCCGTTCCCGGATCATTGCCGCAATCTGCGCGGGCGAGCGCTCGTCTGAAATTTCAAACTGTTCAAGCGACTCAGGTTCAACGGCATATCCGCCCGGGTTGGTTTTGGAGCCTGCACTAATTGACGTAACGCCCAGCTGAATGCAATGATCGCGAAACTGCTCAGATTCGCGCGTTGAAAGTGAAATTTCAACTTCCTCATTCATGATCCGATACGCACAAATCAGCTGTACAAGTTCCCGGTCTGTCATTTCTACCTTTGGTTCGAGCCCGCCGGAAAATGGCCGCAGCCGGGGAAATGATAAACTATAACGCGTTTGCCAATAGGTTCGTTCGAGATATTGGAGGTGGGCGGCTGTAAAAAAACTGTCCGTCCGCCAATCTTCCAGGCCGATTAAGACGCCCAAACCCATTTTAAGAATGCCTGCCTGTCCAAGCCGGTCGGGCGTTTCGAGCCGGTAATCGAAATTTGATTTCTTGCCTTTTGGATGATGCTTTTTGTAATCTTCCTTGTGATAAGTTTCCTGGTAAATCAGCACCGAATATAGCCCCAATGCGATCAATTCCTCATATTCAGCGGTTTCCAGCGGCTGGACTTCCATGGATATTTGTGAAAAATAA of Dyadobacter chenhuakuii contains these proteins:
- the thiH gene encoding 2-iminoacetate synthase ThiH, with translation MSFKDKFEAYDWEEVKVSIYSKTAQDVLNALLAQKRTLEDFKALISPAASHFLEPMAQLSRKLTQKRFGKTLQMYIPLYLSNECTNICTYCGFSLDNKVRRKTLSREEILREVNVIKSLGYDHVLLVTGEANQTVHTTYFKEVIELIRPYFSQISMEVQPLETAEYEELIALGLYSVLIYQETYHKEDYKKHHPKGKKSNFDYRLETPDRLGQAGILKMGLGVLIGLEDWRTDSFFTAAHLQYLERTYWQTRYSLSFPRLRPFSGGLEPKVEMTDRELVQLICAYRIMNEEVEISLSTRESEQFRDHCIQLGVTSISAGSKTNPGGYAVEPESLEQFEISDERSPAQIAAMIRERGYEPVWKDWDAVFKP